From a single Acidaminococcales bacterium genomic region:
- a CDS encoding cell wall metabolism sensor histidine kinase WalK: GEKFFFAAIPLGKPPFKTVLRVSSPDTMSGTVIGDFLRSMLAAFLLLIIPVTLASSHLAGRLLRPLKKITEAATELSLGHLEHRVDYRNYDEFTLLAHTLNKLAGGLSFKIKELSSEKQNQQLILEHMDNPIIVTDNAGRIVSINNRGRYVFHHNRNTCLIGSHNLEVVGSSLLDSTIKECLKTTEDATIDLKITRNRIDYIFRVFISPMPSSPRPADSNILCVFHDVTALLGIYERQISFVANASHELSTPLTSIVGFSETLLDGAIDSPPLSRKFVGIIHEESVRMQKIIKDILQLARLDSGEYRQAIAISAFSAKGFMEKAKKRLRQQIARKKLSVHIIYKQPPGRVLANADWLEQILLNLLENAVKYSHDGGNITITYDQTSRFAVFAVSDEGVGIKAEQLPFIFERFYRAGKAAARKRTSGTGLGLAIVKFIVDLFGGTITAESNFNVGSTFIVNIPLASYEDETEPGAIA; encoded by the coding sequence CGGCGAAAAATTCTTCTTCGCCGCCATACCTCTCGGCAAACCGCCCTTCAAAACAGTGCTCAGGGTATCCTCGCCCGACACCATGTCCGGGACGGTCATCGGCGATTTTTTAAGGAGCATGCTGGCCGCCTTTTTACTTTTAATCATTCCCGTAACCCTGGCCAGCTCCCATTTGGCCGGCCGCCTGCTCCGTCCGCTGAAAAAAATAACGGAAGCCGCCACTGAATTGTCGCTCGGGCATCTTGAACACCGGGTCGATTATCGCAATTACGATGAATTTACTCTTTTAGCGCACACCCTCAACAAGCTGGCCGGCGGCTTGTCTTTCAAGATAAAAGAACTTTCTTCCGAAAAACAGAACCAACAGCTGATCCTTGAACACATGGACAACCCTATAATCGTAACCGACAATGCCGGGCGGATAGTTTCCATAAACAACCGCGGCCGTTATGTTTTTCATCACAACAGAAACACCTGCCTGATCGGCAGCCACAATCTAGAGGTCGTCGGCAGCAGCCTGCTGGACTCAACTATCAAAGAGTGCCTTAAAACTACGGAAGACGCTACCATCGACCTTAAAATAACCCGTAACCGGATTGATTATATTTTCCGCGTTTTCATCAGCCCCATGCCGTCATCCCCCCGCCCGGCGGACAGCAACATACTCTGCGTGTTTCACGACGTGACGGCACTCCTGGGGATTTATGAGCGGCAGATAAGTTTTGTCGCCAACGCTTCGCATGAATTGTCCACTCCGCTGACTTCCATCGTCGGGTTTTCCGAAACCCTTTTGGACGGGGCGATAGACTCGCCGCCGCTGAGTCGGAAATTCGTGGGCATAATACACGAGGAAAGCGTCCGTATGCAAAAAATAATCAAAGACATCCTGCAGCTTGCACGCCTTGATTCGGGAGAATACCGGCAGGCCATAGCAATATCCGCCTTCAGCGCCAAAGGGTTCATGGAAAAGGCCAAAAAACGCCTCCGCCAGCAGATAGCAAGAAAAAAGCTGTCCGTGCATATAATCTACAAACAGCCGCCGGGGAGGGTCCTCGCCAACGCCGATTGGCTTGAGCAGATACTGCTCAATCTTTTGGAGAACGCGGTCAAGTATTCGCACGATGGCGGCAACATAACCATAACTTACGACCAGACGAGCCGCTTCGCCGTATTTGCCGTCAGCGACGAGGGCGTAGGCATAAAAGCCGAACAATTGCCGTTTATTTTTGAAAGGTTTTACCGCGCCGGCAAAGCGGCGGCCAGAAAAAGGACCAGCGGCACAGGTCTTGGCCTGGCCATAGTAAAATTCATCGTGGATTTGTTCGGCGGGACTATAACCGCCGAAAGCAATTTCAATGTCGGCTCCACATTTATCGTGAATATACCGCTGGCGTCTTACGAGGACGAAACCGAACCCGGCGCGATCGCTTGA